TGGAGAGACACACCTTTTTGGTGGCCGGTAATGCTCGCTCAATCAAATATTGAAACAACGGTTTATGCTAAGGAAACTATTAAGTGATTTTTGAGTAAAATATCATTTGGTATGTATGTGTAAAACTAGTGATTGCGGAAAGAGTTGTAAATCACCTATTGCTGCCAACTACTATAAGGATAATTTAGATAGTGATATAATAATAGAATGGAAATATCAAGGAGGTAACAAGATGATAACAGGTGAAATTAAAAGTAAAGTAGATAAAATATGGGAAACGTTCTGGACAGGGGGGATAACAAACCCACTAACTGTAATCGAACAATTTACTTATCTATTATTCATAAAAGGGTTAGATGAACAAGAAACAATCAAAGAGCAGGAAGCTGAGTTTCTTGGTATGGAACATCAGGGGTTGTTTCCTAAAGACAAACAGCATTTACGTTGGAGTCGTTTTAAGCAACTAGGGTCGGCGAAGGAAATGTATGATGTCGTATCAGATGAAGTATTTCCTTTTATTAAGAAATTACATGGCAAACAGAATTCAGCATACTCTAAATACATGAACGATGCGATGTTCATGATCCCAACAGCAAATATGCTTTCTAAAATTGTTGATGGCATTGATAACATCCCAATGAAAGACCGTGATACAAAAGGTGACTTATATGAGTACTTGCTATCAAAAGTAGCAACTTCAGGAACAAACGGTCAATTCCGTACCCCACGCCATATTATTGATATGATGGTTGAACTCATGAAACCAACACCTGAAGATGTGATAATTGACCCAGCAATGGGATCAGCAGGTTTCCTTGTGTCTGCTGCTGAGTACCTACGTAAATATAATAGTGATTTGTTCTTAGTACAAGGTTTAAAAGAGCATTTTAACAACACCATGTTTTACGGAAATGATATGGACAGAACGATGTTGCGTATTGGGGCAATGAATATGATGCTTCACGGTATTGATAATCCAAATATTGATTACCGTGACTCTCTTGCAGAAGTCAATAAAGATAAAGACCAATACACGCTAGTACTTGCGAATCCACCATTTAAAGGTTCACTTGATGAAGAAGGGGTTTCGAACGAATTATTAAAACTGACGAAAACAAAGAAAACTGAATTACTTTTCTTATCCCTTTTCATTCGCATTTTAAAAGCGGGTGGCCGCGCTGCTGTTATTGTTCCAGATGGAGTTTTGTTTGGAAGTTCAAAAGCACATAAGCAAATTCGAAAAGAGATTATTGATACTCATAAATTAGAGGCGATTATTAAAATGCCTAGTGGTGTATTTAAACCATATGCCGGAGTATCTACCGCAATTATGATTTTTACAAAAACAGGTGCGGGTGGAACCGATAATGTATGGTTCTATGATATGAAAGCAGACGGTTATTCGCTTGATGATAAACGGAGTCCGATAGAACAAAATGATATTCCTGATATCATTGCTCGTATGGGTAATTTAGATGCTGAAAAGGAAAGAAAACGAACAGAGCAATCTTTCTCCGTTCCTGTTGAGGAGATTAAAGAAAATGATTATGACTTAAGTTTTGACTTGTATAAAGAAGTAGAATACGAAGAAGTGCAGTCCAAAGATCCCAAAGTCATCCTTGCTGATATTAAGAATCTAGAAGAAGAAATTATGGAAGGCATTAAGGAATTGGAGGGGATGATTGGTGATAATTGAAATGAAAAAATTACTGTCTGTCTCCGAGATTATTAATAGTTCAGTAAAAGAATTTGAAGGAGAACGACCATATTTAAAAACTGGTAATCTTAATGATGATGGTACCTTTGTCCTTGAAAAATATTCGTATGAGGATAAACCTTCGAGAGCAAATCAGAATGTAAGAGTAAATGATATTATATTTGCTCGTATGGAAAATACTAAAAAGGTTTTAGGCATAGAAGAAGCAACAAAAGATATTATTGTCTCAACAGGGTTTGTTGTACTCCGTTTAAATAGGTCTATTATCGACCCAGAATATTTATACCATGTCATAAACTCTGAAATGTTTCAAAAACAAAAAAACAAGTATTGTAAAGGCGCAACCCAAAAGGCAATAAATAACCAGGGATTATCAAAAATTATGATTCCTGTGCCAGATTTAGAAGAACAAAGAAGAATAGCTGCTAGTCTAAACAAAACATATTCGTTAATTAAAAAACGAAAAGAAGCCATAGCAAAGTTAGATGAATTAGTACAATCATACTTCTTGCATGTAGTCGGTCCTTTGGCAAAGGGTTATAAAAATTGGAAGAAAATAAAAGTTCAAGATGTTGCCAAAAGTGAAAGAGGCAGTATGCGTACTGGTCCTTTTGGAAGTGACTTAAAACATTCTGAGTTTGTTGATGAAGGTATTGCAGTGTTAGGAATAGATAATGCAGTAAAGAACCATTTTACTTGGGGAGAAAGAAGGTTTATTACACAGGAAAAGTACGAAAAGCTAAAAAGGTATACAGTTAAACCTAAGGATGTCATTATTACCATTATGGGTACAACTGGACGAAGTGCTGTTATTCCTGAAGAAATCCCTTTAGCAATAACAACTAAACATTTAGCAACAATTACACTGAATAGGGATATCGCTTTACCTGAATTTTTATCATATGCTATCCATTCGCATCCTGAAATTTTATATCAAATTTTGAAATCTAATAAAGGAGCTATAATGAATGGGTTAAACCTAACTGTTATAAAAGGGTTAGAATTAAACTTACCACCATTAGAAGAACAGAAGAAGTTTCAATATTTTTATACACAAATTCAGTCACAGAGAGAATCAATGATGAGATCTCTTACTCTCATAGAAGAATCCTTCCAGTCCTTACTTCAACATGCGTTTAAAGGGGAATTATCTTTTAACAAAAAAACTATTTATTAATATTATCATTAGAGAGAGGGTAAGATGGTGTATTCAAATTTTGAATTTTTAAAAGAGAAAAACCAATATGTTGAATTTACAAATGCTTGTCTAGAATCGGAAAAAGCTCTTCTTTTAAGTCCAGCGACGTGCGCAATTTTGGCACGTCGTGCACTAGAGCTTGCTGTAAAGTGGCTTTATAGTTCTGACAGTGAATTAAAAGTTCCTTATCAAGAGAATTTATCAAGTTTGATTCACGACTCTAATTTTCTTGCTATCATTGATGATAATTTACTTCCTTTGTTAAAGTACGTTGTTAAGCTAGGAAATGTATCAGTCCATTCCAACGCAAACATTAATCGTGATGAAGCAATATTATCTCTACATAATTTACATCAATTTGTGGCTTGGGTTGATTACTGTTACTCGGATGAATATACTGCAAAGGAATTTGACGAGTCCTTACTGCAAAAAGGTGAAGAAAGACGAGTTAGACCAAAAGAATTACAAGATTTATATGAGCAGTTAAGCTCTAAAGATCGACGTTTAGAAGAGATGATGAAGGAAAATGATGAACTTCGTAAGATAAACACAATCAAGCGTGAACTAAATACAGATCAATATGATTTCCAGGTCGATGAGATAAGTGAATTTGAGACGAGAAAGAAGTATATTGATCTTGATCTAAAGCTAGCAGGTTGGGAATTCGGTACGAATGTTTTAAGGGAATATGAAGTGACAGGAATGCCTAATAATCAAGGTCTTGGCTATGTTGATTATGTATTGCTCGGTGACAACGGTAAGCCTATTGCAGTAGTAGAGGCAAAACGAACCTCGAAGGATCCCAATGTCGGTAAGCAACAAGCAAAATTATACGCTGACTGCATTGAACAAAGGTATGGGCAGCGTCCCGTTATTTTTTACACCAATGGATTTGAAACATATATCTGGCATCAACCATATCCACCAAGACGAGTATTCGGATTCTATAATCATGCTGATTTAAAACTTGTTATAGATCGTATTACAATGAAACGTGAACTAAAAAGTATCGAAATTAACGATGAAATTACTAACCGTTATTATCAAAAGGAATCAATACTAGCAGTTTGCGACGCGTTGGAACGTAATCAGCGAAAAATGCTGCTAGTTATGGCCACGGGTAGCGGGAAAACAAGAACAGCTATCTCCATAGTGGATGTACTATCTCGCCACAACTGGATTAAGAACGTTTTGTTTTTAGCAGATCGCAAAACACTTTTATATCAAGCAAAGAGAAATTTTAATAACCTTTTACCAAGCTTATCGTTATGTAATCTATTAGATAACAAAGATAATCCAGAAGAAAGTCGGATGGTTTTTTCTACCTATCCTACTATGATGAATGCTATCGATGAGGCGAAGCGAAAAGACGGTAAGAAGTTATTCACCATTGGGCATTTTGATTTAATTATTATAGATGAATCCCATAGAAGTATTTATAAAAAATACAAATCTATCTTTAACTATTTTGATGGTATATTGCTTGGGCTAACTGCTACTCCAAAAGATGAGATTGATAAAAATACGTATGAGGTATTTAACATGGAAAGTGGCACTCCAACGTATGCTTACGAGTTAGAAAAAGCGGTTGAAGATAAATTTCTGGTTGATTACAGAACCATTGAAACAAAGATGAAATTCCTTGAAGAAGGTATTCGTTATGATGACTTAACAGATGAAGAGAAAGAATTTTATGAAGAAACATTTGAGGATGAAGTTGGAGAGGATATTGATAGTGGAGCATTAAATGAATGGCTTTTTAATGCGGATACAATTGATACCGTTCTCCAGAATTTAATGGAAAAGGGTATTCATGTTGAAGGTGGAGACAAACTTGGTAAAACCATAATTTTTGCTAAAAACCATCAACATGCTTTGAAGATAGTCGAAAGATTTGATGTTTTATTTCCTGAGTATGGCGGCGAATTTGCTAAAGTTATAGATTACAGTGTGAACTATTATCAAACCCTAATAGAAGAATTTTCAACAAAAGAAAAAATGCCACAGATAGCTGTTTCAGTAGACATGCTTGATACTGGAGTTGATATTCCTGAAGTCGTTAACCTTGTATTCTTTAAGAAGGTACGATCAAAGTCAAAGTTCTGGCAAATGATTGGACGCGGCACACGATTATGTCCAGACTTGCTAGGAATAGGACAGGATAAAACACATTTCTTAATATTTGATTATTGTGGTAACTTTGAATTCTTCAGGGAAAATCCTAAAGGAATAGAAGGTAAAGCTACAGAAAGTCTGACTGAAAAACTTTTTAATTCAAAGGTTGAAATAATTAAAGAGCTTCAGAGTATGGAATATCAGACAGAGGATTATATTTCACACCGGAATGAAATCATTAATGATGTTTTTGCAGATATTCATGCATTAGATGATGAAAACTTCCGTGTACGCCAGAATCTACAACATGTTCATAAATTCAAAAACAAAGCTAACTGGAACTCATTAACAGTAATGAAGGTGAATGAGATTAAAGAGTATATTTCACCAATAATCGTGCCATTTAATGACGATGAATTCGCTAAACGTTTTGATCTAGTATTGTACACTATTGAGTTAGCTAAACTACAAACAAAGAATGCTACTAAGCCTATTCGCAGCGTTGTAACAACTGCTGAAGCATTATCTAAATTAGGCACAATACCACAAGTAGTTGAGCAAAAGCCTGTCATTGATAAAGTTCTAACTGAAGAGTTCTGGGAAAGTGCTGACATTTTCGAACTAGAAAGTGTCCGTGAAGCACTTCGAGACCTGATTAAGTTTATTGAAAAAGAAAAGCAGAAAATGTACTTCACAAACTTCAAAGATCAAGTGCTGGAAGTCAAGGAGAACGGGCCAATCTTCCACTCAAATGACTTACAAAATTATAAGAAGAAAGTACATCACTATTTACAAGAACACCGAGAAGAACTAGCAATCCATAAACTTAGGAATAACAAACAACTTACTGAGCAAGATATAAAGTCATTAGAAAGTATTCTTTGGAATGAACTAGGAACTAAAGAAGATTACGAGAAGGATTTTGGCGATACTCCTGTTACTAGGCTGGTGAGACAGATTGTGGGATTAGATCCACAAGCAGCAAATGAAGCCTTTTCAGAATTCCTAACCCATGAAAAGCTTAATATTTATCAAAGTAAGTTTGTGAAGCTTATTGTTGATTATGTAGTGAAAAACGGATTAATGGATAAAAAAGTCTTACAGCAAGATCCATTTAAATCTGTAGGTAGTATTGTAGAGCTGTTTAAAGATAATATGGATGATGCTCGGAAGCTTATTGGGGTTATTGATGAGATAAATAGAAATTCGGAAGTTAATACAACCGCATAGTACAGATTAATGTTCTCTCAAGTAAATGCACCTTTAATCCTTAAAGGTGCATTTACCATTTATACAGCAAAAAGAGAATTTATAAAGGAGAAGATGTAAAAATGAAGCTAGTTCGTATAAATATAAAAAACTTTAGGTCTATCAATAGTTGTAGTGTCCAGAATGGAAAAATAACTGCATTAGTAGGAGAAAACAATTCGGGTAAATCTGCTATTCTAAGAGCTCTCAATGCATTTTTTAATTATGAAGAAGAAGAATTGAACTTTATAAATGGGGTACATCAGTATTCAAATAAGAGTCTAGTTAGAATTGAATTAACATTTGAAGATACTCCTAATACAGAACTTTATCAAGATAAGAAACACAATGAGGAATTAATTTTACGGATGACCTATTCATTTACAACAAAGAAAAGGACTCTCCACTATAAAAAAAATGGACTGTATCATCAATTGAATAATGAATTTCTAATTTCATTAAAAGAAAATATTAACTATGTGCTGATTCCACCTAATAGAGATGAAAGAGAAATAATCTGGGCAGAAAATGCATTGATAAGGATAGTGCTAGAAGAATTTTTAAAAAAGAGTACTTCTAGAAGAGATACGCTATCGCCTAAAGTAAAGGATGCAGCTAGGAATTTAGAACGAATAGGTCTTTCAAAAGTACAAGAAGCAATTGAAAAAAATTATTCACTAAACAAAAACTTTGATTTTAAACTAAGCTTTGATAAACAAATTGACTATTCTCTCCTACTGAATGACATTGCTCTTGAAATAGAGGAAAAGGGCTTTAGGTATAAAATTACTGAGAGTGGAAGCGGTATTCAAAGTCTAACAATTATTGCATTATACAGATACCTAGCTGAATTAAGGCATAATAATATCATTCTAGGAATTGAAGAACCGGAAATTAATTTACATCCTCAAGCGCAAAGAGAGTTTATTAAGTCTATAAAAGAAAATAACTCAACTATTGAAGTTCAAATAATTTTCACAACTCATTCAGCTGTTATTGTTGACCAACTTGAACATAATGAAATTATCTTATTTAGAAAGGAAATGGATAGCTCTAGGGGGTTTAAAACTTCCGCCTTTCAAATACCTGCAAATTTTTGGGGAAAACATAATTTAGAAGAATTTAAATATTATCAATTCTACCGCTACAGGAATAGTGAATTCTTCTTTGCTAAGTTCATTGTTATTGTAGAGAGTAAAAATGATGCAGAAGTAGTAAAGTTTTTACTGTCCCAAAATAATATTGATCCTGACTTATTTGGGGTAAGCATCTTAAACCTAGAGGGAATTAAGAACTTATCATATCCCTATTACTTACTAAAATATTTAAATATACCAAATTTTATCATTCTTGATAAAGATTTTTTTGTGCCATACTCCCAGGATAAATTAGAGAATAGCAGATATGACAGTGGCTTTCCAAAGTACAGAAATGAATTTAAAGGTTCATCTCTATTAAATGAATTAATCCCTAAAGAAGTAGACCGAAATAGATTGCTTGGCTTATTTGGAAGAAACCACAGTAAAGCCATGGATTTATTAGAAAAATACAACATCATTTCTATGATGTATTGTCTTGAAATGGATCTCGTAGCATCTAATACGGCCACTAAAGCATACTATCAATTTATTAGTGTACCTGCAGCAGAGGCTGAAAATAAATCTGCAAAGTACTTATTGTTAAATAGGCACAAGCAGATAAAAAAAATCGAAAATATAATGAAAGTACTAAATGCACTACAACATAAAAACTTACCCAATTCTTATAAAAGAATAAAAAAAGTTCTGACAGATAAAATTAAAGAAGTTAACTCTTAATTTTATAAAAGCTTTTATTACAAAGTACAATTAGTTAGGTGTCTTAGTTATTAGACATTAAAGATTTTCATGGCAAAAAACTAAGTCAATCTACTTGAAATAGAAGATCCTATTTTTTCTTGAGTGAAGGGTTGAAATTTGTAAGTACTAATTAGGTAATAAATGGTATGATAATAGTAAAAAAATAAGAGAGGATGATTATTTTATGGGAATGGATGTAACTCCGGATAAACAAAATATCAATACAGTCTTTTCAAACACAACATACTATATCGATTTTTATCAAAGACAATATAAGTGGTCGAATGAACCTGTAAATAGATTATTGGATGATATTTTTTATAAATTTTGTATAGAATACGAGAAGCATAGGAACAATGATATCCCCCTTCACCAGTTAATTGAAGAGTACGGATGGTATTATCTAAATACATATGTGACAAATCCAGTTGGTGGGAAATTATATATTGTGGATGGTCAGCAAAGGTTAACGACTATTACGTTAATTTTAATAAAACTTATGCACCTAGGAGTGAATTTTGGCTCTCCGTTAGTCGATTGGATATCTCAAAAAATTGTTGGTTTCAATGGTTATGAAAAGGAGTTTTGGATGAAGCATGAGCATCACTTATCCACAATGAGGGAATTATATGAGAACAAGGATATCTCTTTAATTAATACCTCTAGTGGTATAACGGCGGTTAACATGGTAAATAATTATGGTGCTATATCCAGATTCATTGATGATAAGTTACAGGATAAACATCAGTATGAAAGTTTTGTTTTCTACTTTTTAAAAAGATTAGTCCTTATTAATTTAAATGTCGAACAAACAGATGTCCCTATGGTATTTGAAGTGATTAATGATCGTGGTGTGAAATTAAAGCCTTATGAAATCTTAAAGGGTAAACTCTTAGGACAGGTGGATAAAAAAGAACTTGAACACTTTCACCTAAACGACCTTTGGGATACTAATATTGGAATGATTAACAGAGACTTTAAAGATGAAGTCGATGAGTTTTTTATGTACCTACTTCGGTCAAAATTTGCTAATACTGTTGGCGAATCTAGAAAGTATGACAAAAACAATTACCACAGAACCATATTTGAAAATGAAGTAAATGCAAAATGGAAATTAAATCATAATGCAAAAGCGGTCAAAGAATTCTTATTGAATGACTTCAAATATTATAGTTCTCTTTATAACAAAACCTTAAATTATTATTCTAAAGAACATGAGCCATTTATACATGTTTATTATAACCGTTTAACTGAAATGGATAGCCAATTTTTATTAACTCTCTCAGTATGTAAATTAAATGATTCTCTAGAAGATGAAAAAATTAAACGAATTTCCTACGAAGTTGATCGCTTTTATGCCCTTTTACAGCTGCAAAAGGGCTATGATAGTAATGATTATAATGAAGCAATATATAAAATAAGTAATAGCATCAGAGAAGAAGATGACTTTAATAATATTCGAAGAGTATTTGACAAGCATTTAATTTCTATGCTCTCAGAGAACCGAGGATTAGAAATAAAAGAACCAATTAGTTATCAATTATTTAAGGATACTGGATTTGAATTAAATAAGAGGTTTAAAAGATATTTTTTTGCTAGAATTGAAAAATTCATTTCAAAGGAAACCAATATGCAAATGAGACATTCATTATACGATTTAGTTTCTAATACAGGTGCTGTTAATGGGTTCCATATTGAACATATTCTATCTGTAAATCCCACAAATTTAGATAAGTTTGATAACGATAATGATAGATTTGAACGTGAAAGAAATAGATTGGGAGGTTTACTGTTACTAAAAGGAAAAGACAATATTTCAAGTAGCAATGAAACCTATAGTGATAAATTAAAAACATATGCAAATACCCTATACTGGAATGAAACTTTAAGACAAGATACCTATAAATCCAAAATTGACTTTAAAAACATGATAAATAATCTTCAGTTAGAATTCG
The nucleotide sequence above comes from Bacillus sp. KH172YL63. Encoded proteins:
- a CDS encoding type I restriction-modification system subunit M; the protein is MITGEIKSKVDKIWETFWTGGITNPLTVIEQFTYLLFIKGLDEQETIKEQEAEFLGMEHQGLFPKDKQHLRWSRFKQLGSAKEMYDVVSDEVFPFIKKLHGKQNSAYSKYMNDAMFMIPTANMLSKIVDGIDNIPMKDRDTKGDLYEYLLSKVATSGTNGQFRTPRHIIDMMVELMKPTPEDVIIDPAMGSAGFLVSAAEYLRKYNSDLFLVQGLKEHFNNTMFYGNDMDRTMLRIGAMNMMLHGIDNPNIDYRDSLAEVNKDKDQYTLVLANPPFKGSLDEEGVSNELLKLTKTKKTELLFLSLFIRILKAGGRAAVIVPDGVLFGSSKAHKQIRKEIIDTHKLEAIIKMPSGVFKPYAGVSTAIMIFTKTGAGGTDNVWFYDMKADGYSLDDKRSPIEQNDIPDIIARMGNLDAEKERKRTEQSFSVPVEEIKENDYDLSFDLYKEVEYEEVQSKDPKVILADIKNLEEEIMEGIKELEGMIGDN
- a CDS encoding restriction endonuclease subunit S; amino-acid sequence: MKKLLSVSEIINSSVKEFEGERPYLKTGNLNDDGTFVLEKYSYEDKPSRANQNVRVNDIIFARMENTKKVLGIEEATKDIIVSTGFVVLRLNRSIIDPEYLYHVINSEMFQKQKNKYCKGATQKAINNQGLSKIMIPVPDLEEQRRIAASLNKTYSLIKKRKEAIAKLDELVQSYFLHVVGPLAKGYKNWKKIKVQDVAKSERGSMRTGPFGSDLKHSEFVDEGIAVLGIDNAVKNHFTWGERRFITQEKYEKLKRYTVKPKDVIITIMGTTGRSAVIPEEIPLAITTKHLATITLNRDIALPEFLSYAIHSHPEILYQILKSNKGAIMNGLNLTVIKGLELNLPPLEEQKKFQYFYTQIQSQRESMMRSLTLIEESFQSLLQHAFKGELSFNKKTIY
- a CDS encoding DEAD/DEAH box helicase family protein; translated protein: MVYSNFEFLKEKNQYVEFTNACLESEKALLLSPATCAILARRALELAVKWLYSSDSELKVPYQENLSSLIHDSNFLAIIDDNLLPLLKYVVKLGNVSVHSNANINRDEAILSLHNLHQFVAWVDYCYSDEYTAKEFDESLLQKGEERRVRPKELQDLYEQLSSKDRRLEEMMKENDELRKINTIKRELNTDQYDFQVDEISEFETRKKYIDLDLKLAGWEFGTNVLREYEVTGMPNNQGLGYVDYVLLGDNGKPIAVVEAKRTSKDPNVGKQQAKLYADCIEQRYGQRPVIFYTNGFETYIWHQPYPPRRVFGFYNHADLKLVIDRITMKRELKSIEINDEITNRYYQKESILAVCDALERNQRKMLLVMATGSGKTRTAISIVDVLSRHNWIKNVLFLADRKTLLYQAKRNFNNLLPSLSLCNLLDNKDNPEESRMVFSTYPTMMNAIDEAKRKDGKKLFTIGHFDLIIIDESHRSIYKKYKSIFNYFDGILLGLTATPKDEIDKNTYEVFNMESGTPTYAYELEKAVEDKFLVDYRTIETKMKFLEEGIRYDDLTDEEKEFYEETFEDEVGEDIDSGALNEWLFNADTIDTVLQNLMEKGIHVEGGDKLGKTIIFAKNHQHALKIVERFDVLFPEYGGEFAKVIDYSVNYYQTLIEEFSTKEKMPQIAVSVDMLDTGVDIPEVVNLVFFKKVRSKSKFWQMIGRGTRLCPDLLGIGQDKTHFLIFDYCGNFEFFRENPKGIEGKATESLTEKLFNSKVEIIKELQSMEYQTEDYISHRNEIINDVFADIHALDDENFRVRQNLQHVHKFKNKANWNSLTVMKVNEIKEYISPIIVPFNDDEFAKRFDLVLYTIELAKLQTKNATKPIRSVVTTAEALSKLGTIPQVVEQKPVIDKVLTEEFWESADIFELESVREALRDLIKFIEKEKQKMYFTNFKDQVLEVKENGPIFHSNDLQNYKKKVHHYLQEHREELAIHKLRNNKQLTEQDIKSLESILWNELGTKEDYEKDFGDTPVTRLVRQIVGLDPQAANEAFSEFLTHEKLNIYQSKFVKLIVDYVVKNGLMDKKVLQQDPFKSVGSIVELFKDNMDDARKLIGVIDEINRNSEVNTTA
- a CDS encoding ATP-dependent nuclease is translated as MKLVRINIKNFRSINSCSVQNGKITALVGENNSGKSAILRALNAFFNYEEEELNFINGVHQYSNKSLVRIELTFEDTPNTELYQDKKHNEELILRMTYSFTTKKRTLHYKKNGLYHQLNNEFLISLKENINYVLIPPNRDEREIIWAENALIRIVLEEFLKKSTSRRDTLSPKVKDAARNLERIGLSKVQEAIEKNYSLNKNFDFKLSFDKQIDYSLLLNDIALEIEEKGFRYKITESGSGIQSLTIIALYRYLAELRHNNIILGIEEPEINLHPQAQREFIKSIKENNSTIEVQIIFTTHSAVIVDQLEHNEIILFRKEMDSSRGFKTSAFQIPANFWGKHNLEEFKYYQFYRYRNSEFFFAKFIVIVESKNDAEVVKFLLSQNNIDPDLFGVSILNLEGIKNLSYPYYLLKYLNIPNFIILDKDFFVPYSQDKLENSRYDSGFPKYRNEFKGSSLLNELIPKEVDRNRLLGLFGRNHSKAMDLLEKYNIISMMYCLEMDLVASNTATKAYYQFISVPAAEAENKSAKYLLLNRHKQIKKIENIMKVLNALQHKNLPNSYKRIKKVLTDKIKEVNS
- a CDS encoding DUF262 domain-containing protein, which translates into the protein MGMDVTPDKQNINTVFSNTTYYIDFYQRQYKWSNEPVNRLLDDIFYKFCIEYEKHRNNDIPLHQLIEEYGWYYLNTYVTNPVGGKLYIVDGQQRLTTITLILIKLMHLGVNFGSPLVDWISQKIVGFNGYEKEFWMKHEHHLSTMRELYENKDISLINTSSGITAVNMVNNYGAISRFIDDKLQDKHQYESFVFYFLKRLVLINLNVEQTDVPMVFEVINDRGVKLKPYEILKGKLLGQVDKKELEHFHLNDLWDTNIGMINRDFKDEVDEFFMYLLRSKFANTVGESRKYDKNNYHRTIFENEVNAKWKLNHNAKAVKEFLLNDFKYYSSLYNKTLNYYSKEHEPFIHVYYNRLTEMDSQFLLTLSVCKLNDSLEDEKIKRISYEVDRFYALLQLQKGYDSNDYNEAIYKISNSIREEDDFNNIRRVFDKHLISMLSENRGLEIKEPISYQLFKDTGFELNKRFKRYFFARIEKFISKETNMQMRHSLYDLVSNTGAVNGFHIEHILSVNPTNLDKFDNDNDRFERERNRLGGLLLLKGKDNISSSNETYSDKLKTYANTLYWNETLRQDTYKSKIDFKNMINNLQLEFEALDDFGPNELEKRHKLLYAIVKNIWK